A window from Bacteroidales bacterium encodes these proteins:
- a CDS encoding four helix bundle protein has product MTNPLKEKSFAFAVEIVKLAQFLVTEKKEYVLSKQILKSGTSIGALIRESEFAASKADFINKLTVALKEANETDFWLMLLFSTDYISKEKFTKLQSDCKELIAMLVSSIKTSKSKKP; this is encoded by the coding sequence ATGACAAATCCATTGAAAGAAAAGAGTTTTGCTTTTGCTGTTGAAATTGTAAAACTTGCTCAATTTCTTGTTACAGAAAAGAAGGAATATGTTCTAAGTAAACAAATATTAAAATCGGGGACATCTATTGGAGCATTAATTCGCGAATCAGAATTTGCTGCAAGCAAGGCTGATTTCATAAATAAGTTAACCGTTGCATTAAAGGAAGCGAATGAGACAGATTTCTGGTTAATGCTATTGTTTTCAACTGATTATATTAGTAAAGAAAAATTTACGAAACTTCAGTCAGATTGCAAGGAATTAATAGCAATGCTTGTTTCATCAATCAAAACTTCAAAAAGTAAAAAACCTTAA